From a single Arthrobacter sp. SLBN-112 genomic region:
- a CDS encoding PucR family transcriptional regulator has translation MPAEPATSGRLSFVTLQQFLDQLPPVLKMLHDGGSGGRLLRWVEPSELEDPTPYLPEGEFLLTAGLPFLGDGGSAGSVDAYVRRLVDAKVAALGFGIRPYFDAVPDVVLDACRRHNLTLFEVPESLPFAAIGLQFSQLLETDNAKVFRQLAETNRQLMRAVLSPKPEHELLAALVQRVPVWAVMVGADGRVRARGTSAGGSTAVELSLLEPMLERLLSGRGPRVEMDGFDQPGSALVVGHPLRSTRDANLGALILGSDVPLTPAQNNMVQSAVGLLELLVRQRTSGSLAPSQLATAVLLHPESLTGGDTKHLNGLKDLLAQSLSSTRSAPVRVLQGVKVEAPEWPAGESPVRELLQWRRMFDTKLVEITDYGFAAVTRLKVDDALLADVEKLGWRLVIGEPTELAGLPAAYQRATSLRSRVQRSGQSIRAGEVSWSVTGLLGREAGTLLAERLLHPVLALEPDRRDPLLAVLRGWLGENGSWDGSAKLLGLHRNSVRRQIGVLAELLQMDLNQAQVRAELWIALQYTDGLTGGAG, from the coding sequence ATGCCGGCTGAGCCCGCCACGTCCGGACGGCTGAGCTTCGTCACCCTCCAGCAGTTCCTTGACCAGCTGCCGCCGGTGTTGAAAATGCTTCACGACGGCGGCAGCGGCGGCCGGCTGCTGCGGTGGGTGGAGCCCAGCGAGCTGGAGGACCCCACGCCCTACCTTCCGGAGGGCGAATTCCTGCTCACCGCCGGCCTTCCCTTCCTTGGCGACGGCGGATCAGCCGGGAGCGTTGACGCCTATGTCCGGCGGCTGGTCGACGCCAAGGTCGCCGCCCTGGGCTTCGGGATCAGGCCCTACTTCGACGCCGTCCCGGATGTGGTCCTCGACGCATGCCGGCGGCACAACCTCACCTTGTTCGAGGTGCCGGAGTCGCTCCCCTTCGCGGCGATCGGCCTGCAGTTCTCCCAACTCCTGGAGACCGACAACGCCAAAGTCTTCCGGCAGCTGGCAGAGACCAACAGGCAACTCATGCGCGCCGTCCTCTCCCCCAAACCGGAACACGAACTGCTCGCAGCACTGGTCCAGCGCGTGCCCGTTTGGGCCGTGATGGTGGGAGCGGACGGCCGGGTGCGGGCGCGCGGCACCAGTGCCGGCGGCAGCACCGCCGTCGAACTTTCCCTGCTGGAACCCATGCTGGAACGGCTTCTGTCCGGCCGCGGCCCCCGCGTGGAAATGGACGGCTTTGACCAGCCCGGTTCCGCGCTGGTGGTGGGCCACCCGCTGCGGAGCACCAGGGACGCCAACCTCGGTGCCCTGATCCTGGGCTCCGACGTTCCGCTGACCCCGGCACAGAACAACATGGTCCAGTCCGCCGTCGGGTTGCTGGAACTGCTGGTCCGGCAGCGGACCAGCGGCTCCCTGGCTCCCAGCCAGCTGGCCACCGCGGTCCTGCTGCATCCCGAAAGCCTCACGGGCGGTGACACCAAGCACCTCAACGGACTCAAGGACCTGCTCGCCCAAAGCCTGTCCTCCACCCGGTCCGCGCCCGTCCGCGTGCTCCAGGGCGTCAAGGTGGAGGCGCCGGAGTGGCCGGCGGGAGAGAGTCCCGTGAGGGAACTGCTGCAGTGGCGGCGGATGTTCGATACGAAGCTGGTGGAGATCACGGACTACGGGTTCGCGGCAGTGACCCGGCTCAAGGTGGACGATGCGCTGCTTGCCGACGTCGAGAAGCTCGGGTGGCGCCTGGTGATTGGCGAACCCACCGAGTTGGCCGGCCTTCCCGCCGCATACCAGCGCGCCACCTCCCTGCGAAGCCGGGTGCAGAGAAGCGGACAAAGCATCCGGGCCGGCGAGGTCTCCTGGTCGGTCACCGGCCTGCTTGGCCGAGAGGCCGGGACCCTGCTGGCCGAACGGCTCCTGCATCCGGTCCTGGCACTTGAACCGGACCGGCGCGATCCGCTGCTGGCCGTCCTCCGCGGCTGGCTTGGCGAAAACGGCAGCTGGGATGGTTCGGCCAAGCTGCTGGGGCTCCACCGCAACAGCGTGCGGCGGCAAATCGGGGTCCTTGCCGAGCTGCTCCAGATGGACCTGAATCAGGCACAGGTCCGGGCGGAGTTATGGATCGCGCTGCAGTACACCGATGGGTTGACCGGCGGGGCGGGCTAA